A DNA window from Betta splendens chromosome 6, fBetSpl5.4, whole genome shotgun sequence contains the following coding sequences:
- the reln gene encoding reelin isoform X4: MAVARASLGGALGCVLLALVLGSSSVEFGAPPASFYPRFNPFFFLCTHHGELEGAGVVEGGGEVLLTLQITGNPIAYTPGQEYQVTISTSVSFDGLLVTGLYTSTPVQSAPIPAPAAFGFGVLPERQFGGTQFVCSVVASHVSHQPSTSFSFVWIAPPPGTGCVNFLATATHRGQILFKDALAQQLCEQGAPTESPLRPSLLDLHSKHAVLRDDFDSNVLAELDPSIWSECSNCEVGEQCGVLMHGRAVTFCEPFGERELTTVPLNTSTASVLQFALGSGTCRFSYSDPSITVSYSLSGNANTSDDWITLEKIRAPTNSSTVIHLLPLPHHSRAESVRLRWSQDAPRGSEGYESCWGLDNVLIVNAAHKTPLLEDNLDPPNTANWLFFPGATVKHACQSEGNALYFHGGEGVGHSFASSRDIDLHREEGRSYWEEDFESPPSNWDIEGAVYGTQCGEIESGSALVFDREGRRRVCTPYIDTTSYGNLRFYFTMGGGDCDPGESHENNVILFGRAEGRRERVVLDTLPYSSYRTAAVVSVALPTELQAPVTQFCLEQRSHGGAGRHVWAVDFMQLLPVLPGTHTHVAQFSINLGCGSYQPANSVSLEFSTNQGRSWSLLHTECLPELCAGPHLPHSTIYSSDNYSGWTRISIPLPNAALTETTRFRWKQSGTGSGNMWAIDNVYVGPACLRFCSGRGHCSRTGCKCDPGFSGPACELASQTFPAFLSESFSSPRLSSYHSFSSLRGAEVSFGCGVLASGKALVFNRDSRRHLVTAPLDSSQARYLQFTLRLGSRSTLSSCPAPDQPGEGVLLHYSSDNGITWTLLQHYAYQGFHEPRIVSVELPPGARKFGVQFRWWQPYHSGRGHDVWALDEISMTSVLFNTISLDFSNVLDVTQSLGFYLGHVQPYCQHDWTLSFSGEPSPGSSIRYVETQSMQIGASYSLQFSLVMGCGREPSPHIDTQVRLEFSTNHGLTWHLVKEACLPGMPSCSEFTAPSVYHPSEFKDWRRITLSLPQKTWSSATRFRWIQNYYGEQDEWALDDIYIGQQCPNMCHGHGWCDHGHCRCDDGFSGTDCQPSSPLSSSVLSDFESQDALLATWQEVIGGEVVTPDMGCGVVSSGSSLYFSKAGLRQLVSWDLDTEWAEFVQFYLRVGGDWAECNQADSREEGVLLQYSNDGGISWGLIAEMYFTDFTKPRFVHYELPLASKTPSTRFRWWQPLHSGEGYDQWAIDDVIILSEREKHIIPMASPTLPQNFYEKPAFDYPLNQMSVWLMLGNEGMERESNNSFCAPTTSAMVFGRSDGDRVAVTRDLALRPGYTLQFKLNIGCESEFSTSAPVLLQYSHDAGRTWTLVRDGCYPGTPGVGVCEGSGRELREPTIYNTGDYEQWTRVTVVIPRNVAASKTRFRWFQESSLYRDAPPFALDGVYISEPCPNHCGGHGDCISGVCFCDMGYTVEQDSCVPSVASPTELTEGFEGKLSPLWQSLSGGQIGGGCGIISEAKAFYFNSPGRREARTVPLDTTNTRLVQFYIRIGSKSLGPTCTRPRSRNEGVIVQFSTNNGVQWQFLRELDFSSFLEPQVVTIELPSAAKTPYTVFRWWQPQQGKHSAQWALDDVLIGMNDSSRTGFHDKFDGTTPLRHNWYRIQGGEVTVDCLSLDTALTFNSEAIDKKPRYAESWDFEVSGSSFLQFELSMGCSKSTSFSHGVRLEYSTDCGRHWSLITPECVPPAIGCAGYTQSSVYTSTQYKHWRRITVYLPSAANSPRTRFRWIQTHFTPGAEGWALDNVLLAPGCPWMCSGHGLCDNGHCVCDKGYGGAHCVPLAPLPSVLREDFNENLQQETWPEVYGAERGTLSGEPLKSGTALIFKGDGLRMIVSRDLDCTNTVYIQFPFKFITKGVPERSHSVLLQYSVNGGISWLLLDEFYFPASTDTVFLHLPLPASAQTNATRFRLWQPYNSGKKEEVWVIDDLIIDGSSTHNPPVVIDSFEEGPNESNWLFFPGGNTGLYCPYQKTGLEEDESAMVFVSSELGEHSITTRDIDVNENTIIQFEINVGCTAESSSTHPVRLEFSRDFGATWHLLLPLCAGGPQPSSLCSTELHPASIYFPGTTQGWRREVVHFGKLRLCGSVRFRWYQGFFSTGSAPPTWALDNVYIGPQCQDMCNGHGTCVGGSHCVCDPGHSGPDCSVPDTPNPDFLKEDFEGGAVDTEHFRQLSGGKPSRKCGIMSSGNHLFFSEDGLRMLVTNDMDLSNARFVQFFLRLGCGKAAPDPRSQPVLLQFSVDGGLTWGLLQEFLFSNSSNQARLVALEIPLRARTPSTRLRWWQPSENGHFYSPWVIDQVVVGGSASGWGPLEDDFSSIDGRSWLLHPGGTRMPVCGSDGPAFAFIEKSNTRYAVTTDISLGQDAFIQFDFSASCSVTNSCYSVEMEYSLDLGLTWQPVVRDCLPTSPDCSSYTLQRLLVSDTYNKWGRVTLPVPSYARSPATRFRWFQQAPFDKQQTWALDNLYIGDGCPDMCSGHGRCQQSSCVCDPEWGGEYCDEPVAPLPSQLKDSFSRSPSLSHWHILTGGKLSTVCGAVASGAALHFSGSCSRQLVTVDLNLTNAEFIQFYFMYGCMIPPSNRNQGVLLEYSLNGGINWHLLTEIFYDLYTKPGFVNVLLPPPARQEGVRIRWWQPQHDGADHSDWALDNVLIAGSDPRAKISDTFGGVALPNHERAPADGASGKIGQLSELEETPIVSNHWLFSEDCSVQRFCSSPDGVMVCGNADGREVYAVTHDIIPDKGWVMQFKIAVGCSMPERHADRQVHVQYSMDFGVTWKYLVPQCLPADPRCGGQVSQPSVFFPAEGWKRAVYHLPDSLADTSVRFRFYQQHSDIQWGVENFYIGPACDSHCGGHGDCLDQRCLCDPGFTGPNCYASAALKASLKERFDWEGAAGPQWQVLEGGRPCTDCGVLVEGTALYFGGADARQAVTADLDLRGAKFVEYWARIGSEDNMTMCHRPTCRKEGVLLDYSTDGGVSWTLLHEMDYLKYVSVRRDYIVLPERALTNATRLRWWQPFTISSGLATPSLERAQWAIDNILVGGSDINPSTLLDTFDDEGVSHEESWSFYPNAVRTAGFCGNPSFHLYWPNKNQDKTHNILATRELIVQPGYILQFKIVVGCEADTCEDQHSVLLQYRKDARSDSWQLVQSECLPSSVNNVGCSPFQFHESTIYSPVNSSKWTRVTVQLPDHVSSGATQFRWIQKEETRERQSWGVDHVYIGEACPGLCSGHGYCTSGVVCICDEGHHGDDCSLSSIDLPSSIKDNFESGSVSQESWQLIQGGGVGSGCGQLSPHAHGDSLYFNGCKMRQAITNPLDLTRASKIMFVLQIGSVAQTDSCNVALDQADTVDRAVLLQYSVNNGVSWHVIAQHQPKDFIKAQRVSYNIPLEARVKGVMLRWWQPRHNGAGHDQWALDHVEVVLVSTRKQNYMMNFARQTGVRHYYSRKRRALRQRA; the protein is encoded by the exons ACCACAGTACCTCTGAACACCAGCACGGCCTCAGTCCTGCAGTTTGCACTGG GCTCAGGCACCTGTCGGTTCAGTTACTCAGACCCCAGCATCACTGTGTCTTACAGCCTAAGCGGTAACGCCAACACCTCCGATGACTGGATCACACTGGAGAAGATCAG AGCCCCCACCAACAGTAGCACTGTTATCCACCTGCTGCCCTTACCGCACCACTCCAGGGCTGAAAGCGTGCGTCTGCGCTGGTCTCAGGATGCACCTCGTGGCTCAGAGGGTTACGAGTCCTGCTGGGGGCTGGACAACGTGTTGATAGTTAACGCTGCTCATAAAACGCCCCTCTTGGAGGACAACTTGGACCCTCCCAACACTGCCAACTGGCTCTTCTTCCCAGGAGCCACTGTCAAG CATGCGTGTCAGTCCGAAGGAAATGCTCTGTATTTCCATGGTGGTGAGGGAGTTGGCCACAGCTTTGCCTCCTCCAGAGACATTGATCTGCATAGGGAAGAGGGAAGGAGCTACTGGGAAGAAGATTTTGAAAGTCCACCATCAAA CTGGGACATAGAGGGTGCTGTTTATGGGACCCAGTGTGGAGAGATTGAGTCGGGTTCTGCCCTAGTGTTCGACAGAGAGGGCCGGAGGAGAGTGTGCACTCCCTACATTGACACCACGTCTTATGGAAACCTCCGCTTCTACTTTACCATGG gtgGTGGCGACTGTGATCCGGGAGAATCCCATGAGAACAACGTGATCCTGTTTGGAAGGGCCGAAGGCAGGAGGGAGCGCGTGGTCCTCGACACGCTTCCATATTCTTCTTACCGG ACTGCTGCGGTGGTATCGGTGGCACTACCCACTGAGCTGCAAGCCCCGGTCACCCAGTTCTGCCTGGAGCAGCGATCGCACGGGGGAGCCGGCCGTCACGTGTGGGCCGTGGACTTcatgcagctcctccctgtgctGCCtggcactcacacacacgttgcTCAGTTCTCCATCAACCTGGGCTGTGGCTCCTACCAGCCTGCCAACAG CGTCAGCCTGGAGTTTTCTACGAATCAGGGTCGCTCCTGGTCTTTGCTTCACACTGAGTGTCTGCCAGAGCTTTGTGCCGGACCCCATTTACCCCACAGCACCATTTACTCGTCTGATAACTACAGCGG CTGGACTAGAATCTCCATCCCACTGCCCAACGCTGCCCTGACAGAGACCACGCGGTTTCGCTGGAAACAATCTGGCACTGGATCAGGCAACATGTGGGCCATTGACAATG TGTACGTGGGCCCAGCCTGCCTCCGTTTCTGCTCAGGGAGAGGACATTGTTCCCGCACAGGCTGCAA ATGTGATCCAGGCTTCAGTGGTCCAGCCTGTGAACTTGCCTCCCAGACCTTCCCAGCCTTCCTGTCAGAGAGTTTCTCCAGTCCACGTCTGTCATCCTACCACAGCTTCTCCTCTCTTCGTGGGGCTGAGGTCAGCTTTGGCTGTGGGGTGCTGGCCAGTGGAAAGGCTCTGGTCTTTAACAGGGACAGTCGGAGACATTTGGTCACTGCTCCACTggacagttcccaggccag GTATTTACAGTTCACTCTTCGCCTGGGCAGTCGAAGCACTCTGAGTTCCTGTCCTGCTCCAGATCAGCCAGGAGAGGGCGTGCTGCTGCATTACTCCTCAGACAATGGCATCACCTGGACGCTCCTGCAGCACTACGCTTATCAGGGCTTCCATGAGCCAAG GATTGTTTCAGTCGAACTACCCCCTGGTGCTCGTAAGTTCGGCGTGCAGTTCCGCTGGTGGCAGCCGTATCATTCAGGCCGCGGCCACGACGTGTGGGCCCTAGATGAGATCAGCATGACCTCTGTGCTGTTTAATACCATAAGCCTGGACTTCAGCAACGTTCTGGACGTCACTCAGAGCCTTGGCTTCTATCTTGGTCATGTCCAGCCCTACTGTCAGCATGACTGGACTCTCAG TTTCTCCGGGGAGCCCAGTCCAGGCTCCAGCATCCGTTATGTGGAAACTCAGTCGATGCAGATTGGAGCCTCTTACAGCCTGCAGTTCTCGCTGGTCATGGGCTGTGGTCGTGAGCCTTCTCCCCACATTGACACACAAGTTCGCTTGGAGTTCTCCACCAATCACGGCCTCACCTGGCATCTAGTTAAAGAG GCTTGTCTGCCTGGCATGCCGAGCTGCTCTGAATTCACAGCTCCCAGTGTCTACCATCCATCAGAGTTCAAAGACTGGAGACGCATtactctgtctctgcctcagaAGACATG GTCCAGTGCCACACGCTTCCGATGGATCCAGAACTATTATGGAGAACAGGACGAGTGGGccctggatgacatctacattGGCCAGCAGTGCCCTAATATGTGCCACGGGCATGGCTGGTGTGACCATGGACACTGCAG GTGTGATGATGGATTTTCAGGAACAGACTGCCAGCCCTcgtcccccctctcctccagtgTACTGTCTGACTTTGAGTCCCAGGATGCACTGCTGGCCACGTGGCAGGAAGTCATCGGTGGAGAGGTGGTCACCCCTGACATGGGCTGTGGGGTGGTCTCATCTGGATCATCCCTGTATTTCAGCAAG GCTGGGCTCAGGCAGCTGGTGAGCTGGGACTTGGACACCGAGTGGGCGGAGTTTGTGCAGTTCTACCTTCGGGTCGGGGGCGACTGGGCCGAGTGTAACCAGGCAGACAGCCGAGAGGAAGGAGTGCTGTTGCAGTACAGCAACGATGGAGGGATCAGCTGGGGTCTCATCGCCGAGATGTACTTCACTGACTTCACCAAGCCTCG CTTTGTCCACTACGAGCTCCCTCTGGCCTCCAAGACGCCCTCCACAAGGTTCCGTTGGTGGCAGCCTCTTCACTCTGGGGAGGGCTATGACCAGTGGGCAATTGATGATGTCATAATTTTGTcggagagggagaagcacatAATCCCCATGGCCAGTCCTACTCTGCCACAG AACTTTTATGAGAAGCCAGCATTCGATTACCCCCTGAACCAGATGAGTGTTTGGTTGATGCTGGGCAATGAAGGCATGGAGAGGGAAAGCAACAACAGCTTCTGTGCTCCAACCACTTCTGCCATGGTGTTTGGACGCTCTGATGGAGATAGAGTGGCTGTCACTAGGGACTTGGCCTTGCGCCCAGGCTACACTCTTCAGTTTAAG TTGAACATAGGCTGTGAATCAGAGTTCAGCACCTCTGCACCAGTGCTGCTCCAGTACTCCCATGATGCGGGTCGAACTTGGACCCTGGTGAGGGATGGCTGTTACCCAGGAACCCCAGGGGTCGGGGTGTGTGAGGGCAGCGGGCGGGAGCTGAGAGAGCCCACTATCTACAACACTGGAGACTATGAACAGTGGACCAGGGTCACTGTGGTCATCCCACGCAATGTGGCAGCCAG TAAAACCAGGTTCCGTTGGTTTCAGGAGAGCAGCCTGTACAGAGATGCTCCACCTTTTGCCCTGGATGGGGTCTATATCTCTGAGCCATGTCCAAACCACTGTGGAGGACATGGAGATTGTATCTCTGGTGTCTGCTTCTGTGATATGGGTTACACAG TGGAGCAGGATAGTTGTGTCCCATCTGTGGCCAGTCCCACAGAGCTGACAGAAGGCTTCGAGGGCAAGCTGAGCCCACTCTGGCAGAGCCTCAGTGGGGGACAAATTGGTGGGGGCTGTGGCATCATTAGTGAGGCCAAGGCCTTTTACTTCAACAGCCCTGGAAGGAGGGAGGCTCGCACGGTGCCTCTGGACACCACCAACACGCG GTTGGTCCAATTCTATATCCGCATCGGTAGCAAGAGTTTGGGACCCACCTGCACCAGGCCTCGCTCGCGTAACGAAG GTGTCATTGTTCAGTTCTCTACCAACAATGGCGTCCAGTGGCAGTTCCTGCGGGAGCTCGACTTCAGCTCTTTTCTGGAGCCCCAGGTAGTCACCATTGAGCTGCCATCTGCGGCCAAAACTCCCTACACAGTCTTTCGGTGGTGGCAGCCCCAGCAGG GGAAACACTCCGCTCAGTGGGCCCTGGATGATGTCCTGATTGGAATGAACGATAGCTCCAGGACAGGTTTCCATGACAAATTCGATGGAACAACCCCCCTCAGACACAACTGGTACCGCATTCAGGGCGGGGAGGTGACCGTAGACTGCTTGTCCCTGGACACTGCACTTACCTTCAACTCTGAAGCCATCGACA aGAAGCCGCGCTACGCAGAGAGCTGGGACTTTGAGGTGTCAGGCTCATCATTCCTGCAGTTCGAGCTGAGTATGGGATGCAGTAAGTCCACGTCCTTCTCACATGGTGTGCGGCTGGAGTACTCCACAGACTGTGGTCGACACTGGTCTCTCATTACCCCCGAGTGTGTGCCCCCCGCCATCGGCTGCGCAGGTTACACTCAGAGCTCCGTTTATACATCAACCCAGTACAAACACTGGCGAAGGATCACCGTGTACCTGCCTAGTGCTGCTAA TTCCCCCAGAACTCGATTCCGTTGGATCCAGACCCACTTTACCCCAGGGGCAGAAGGGTGGGCTTTGGATAATGTCTTACTGGCCCCTGGCTGTCCCTGGATGTGCTCTGGTCACGGCCTTTGTGACAACGGGCACTGTGT GTGTGACAAGGGCTACGGGGGGGCTCACTGTGTTCCATTGGCACCCTTGCCATCAGTACTGAGGGAGGACTTCAATgagaacctgcagcaggagacCTGGCCTGAGGTGTATGGAGCGGAGCGAGGGACGCTAAGCGGAGAGCCTCTTAAATCTGGCACTGCTCTTATTTTCAAAGGA GATGGTCTGCGAATGATTGTGTCACGAGACCTGGACTGCACCAACACTGTCTACATCCAGTTCCCCTTCAAATTTATCACCAAAG GTGTCCCGGAGCGTTCCCACTCGGTGCTGCTGCAGTACTCGGTGAACGGAGGAATCAGCTGGTTGCTGCTGGATGAGTTTTACTTCCCAGCATCCACTGACACCgtgttcctccacctgccgcTGCCAGCCAGTGCCCAGACCAACGCCACCCGGTTCCGACTCTGGCAGCCTTACAACAGCG GTaagaaggaggaggtgtgggTGATCGATGATCTTATCATTGATGGCAGCTCCACACACAACCCACCTGTGGTGATAGACAGCTTTGAAGAAGGCCCCAATGAGTCCAACTGGCTGTTCTTCCCTGGGGGCAACACTGGCCTGTACTGCCCATACCAAAAGACCGGCCT agaggaggatgagtcAGCCATGGTGTTTGTCTCCAGTGAACTCGGAGAGCACTCCATTACCACAAGGGACATTGACGTAAATGAGAACACCATCATCCAGTttgag ATTAATGTGGGATGCACAGCCGAGAGCTCCTCCACCCACCCGGTGCGTCTGGAGTTCTCACGGGACTTTGGTGCCACGTGGCACCTTTTGTTGCCCCTGTGTGCCGGGGGGCCACAGCCCTCCTCACTCTGCTCTACAGAGCTTCACCCTGCGAGCATCTATTTCCCTGGTACGACTcagggctggaggagggaggtcgTTCACTTCGGCAAACTTCGTCTCTGTGG CTCAGTAAGGTTCCGCTGGTATCAGGGGTTCTTCTCAACTGGTTCTGCTCCTCCAACATGGGCTTTGGACAATGTCTACATCGGCCCACAGTGTCAGGACATGTGTAACGGCCACGGGACCTGTGTCGGCGGCAGCCACTGCGTGTGTGACCCCGGCCACTCAGGACCTGATTGCTCGGTGCCTGACACCCCCAACCCTGACTTCCTCAAGGAAGACTTTGAAG GGGGCGCTGTGGATACTGAGCATTTTAGACAGCTAAGTGGAGGTAAACCATCCAGGAAGTGTGGAATCATGTCTAGTGGGAACCACCTGTTCTTCAGCGAGGACGGCCTGCGCATGTTGGTCACCAATGACATGGATCTGTCAAATGCCAG ATTTGTTCAGTTCTTCCTACGTCTTGGCTGTGGTAAAGCTGCTCCAGACCCACGCTCTCAGCCAGTTTTGCTGCAGTTCTCCGTGGATGGTGGTCTCACCTGGGGACTCCTCCAGGAATTCCTcttcagcaacagcagcaaccagGCTCGCCTTGTGGCCCTGGAGATCCCGTTGCGCGCACGCACACCTTCAACCCGCCTCCGCTGGTGGCAACCGTCTGAGAACGGACACTTTTACAGCCCATGGGTCATTGACCAG gtggttgtaggtggcAGTGCTAGTGGCTGGGGACCCCTGGAAGATGATTTCTCCTCAATTGATGGCCGCTCGTGGCTCCTTCACCCTGGAGGAACTCGGATGCCTGTTTGTGGATCTGATGGACCTGCCTTCGCATTCATAGAAAAGTCCAACACTCGCTATGCCGTCACCACTGACATCAGTTTGGGTCAAGACGCCTTTATCCAGTTTGAtttttctgcctcctgctctgtcacCAACTCCTGTTACT CTGTGGAGATGGAGTATTCTCTGGATCTGGGTCTGACCTGGCAACCTGTGGTCAGAGACTGTCTACCTACAAGCCCTGACTGCTCATCGTACACTCTACAGAGGCTGCTAGTTTCTGACACGTACAATAAGTGGGGTCGTGTGACTCTTCCAGTCCCATCGTATGCCCG ATCTCCAGCTACACGGTTCCGGTGGTTCCAGCAGGCTCCCTTTGACAAGCAGCAGACCTGGGCCCTGGACAACCTCTACATCGGAGATGGCTGCCCCGACATGTGCTCTGGACACGGCCGTTGCCAGCAGAGCTCCTGTGT GTGTGACCCAGAGTGGGGTGGTGAGTACTGTGATGAACCTGTGGCTCCCTTGCCCTCCCAGCTGAAGGACAGCTTCAGTCGATCTCCGTCTCTCAGCCACTGGCACATACTGACTGGTGGGAAACTCAGCactgtgtgtggagctgtggCCTCTGGAGCAGCTCTACATTTTAGTGGG AGTTGTAGCCGGCAGCTGGTGACGGTGGATCTGAACCTGACCAACGCTGAGTTCATTCAGTTCTACTTCATGTACGGCTGCATGATCCCACCTAGCAATCGGAACCAGGGTGTGCTCCTGGAGTACAGTTTGAACGGAGGTATCAACTGGCACCTACTCACAGAGATCTTCTACGATCTGTACACCAAACCCGG GTTTGTTAATGTGCTGCTGCCCCCTCCTGCTCGCCAGGAGGGAGTGCGGATCCGCTGGTGGCAGCCACAGCATGATGGAGCGGACCACAGCGACTGGGCTTTGGATAACGTCCTCATTGCAGGCTCAGACCCCAGAGCAAAGATCTCTGACACATTTGGAGGGGTGGCACTGCCCAATCATGAGCGGGCTCCCGCTGACGGGGCCTCAGGGAAGATAGGTCAGCTGagcgagctggaggagacaccCATTG TGAGCAATCATTGGTTGTTCTCAGAGGACTGCTCTGTGCAGCGTTTCTGCAGCTCTCCTGATGGGGTCATGGTCTGTGGAAATGCTGATGGGAGAGAAGTGTATGCTGTCACCCATGATATTATTCCTGACAAAGGCTGGGTCATGCAGTTTAAG ATTGCGGTAGGCTGCAGTATGCCCGAACGTCATGCAGACCGGCAGGTTCACGTCCAGTACTCGATGGACTTTGGAGTGACGTGGAAGTACCTGGTGCCTCAGTGTCTGCCCGCTGACCCTCGCTGTGGAGGTCAGGTGTCGCAGCCGTCAGTCTTCTTCCCCGCTGAAGGCTGGAAGCGAGCGGTCTACCACCTGCCCGACAGCCTCGCTGACAC ATCCGTGCGGTTCAGGTTCTACCAGCAGCACTCTGACATACAGTGGGGGGTGGAGAACTTCTACATCGGGCCCGCGTGTGACAGCCACTGTGGAGGACACGGAGACTGTTTGGACCAGCGCTGTCTCTGTGACCCAGGATTTACAGGCCCAAACTGCTACGCCAGTGCTGCTTTGAAG GCGTCTCTGAAGGAGCGTTTTGACTGGGAAGGGGCAGCAGGCCCTCAGTGGCAGGTGCTGGAGGGTGGCAGGCCCTGTACAGACTGTGGTGTGTTGGTAGAGGGAACGGCTCTGTACTTTGGAGGGGCTGATGCCAGACAGGCCGTCACAGCTGACCTGGATCTGCGTGGAGCCAA GTTTGTAGAGTACTGGGCCAGGATTGGAAGTGAAGATAACATGACCATGTGCCACCGTCCAACTTGCCGTAAAGAGGGAGTGCTGCTGGATTACTCCACGGATGGAG GCGTGTCATGGACACTGCTGCATGAGATGGATTATCTGAAGTACGTGTCCGTGAGGAGAGACTATATTGTCCTGCCAGAGAGAGCTCTGACCAATGCCACTCGGCTGCGCTGGTGGCAGCCATTCACCATCTCCTCTGGTCTGGCCACTCCCAGTCTGGAACGAGCCCAGTGGGCCATAGACAACATCTTAGTGGGGGGGTCAGACATCAACCCGTCCACCCTGCTTGACACTTTTGATGAtg AGGGTGTTTCTCACGAGGAAAGCTGGAGTTTCTACCCGAACGCCGTGCGCACAGCTGGCTTCTGTGGCAACCCCTCATTTCACCTGTACTGGCCGAACAAGAACCAAGACAAGACGCATAACATTCTGGCCACTCGAGAACTCATAGTGCAGCCAGGATATATTCTGCAGTTCAAG ATTGTTGTTGGGTGTGAGGCAGACACCTGTGAAGACCAGCATTCTGTCCTGCTCCAGTACAGGAAAGATGCAAG GTCTGACTCGTGGCAGCTGGTACAGTCAGAGTGTCTTCCCTCCTCAGTCAACAACGTGGGCTGCTCCCCCTTCCAGTTCCACGAATCCACAATCTATAGTCCAGTCAACAGCTCCAAATGGACCAGAGTCACTGTCCAGCTGCCAGACCACGTCTCCTCAGG GGCAACTCAGTTCCGTTGGATTCAGAAAGAGGAGACTAGAGAGCGCCAGAGCTGGGGAGTGGACCATGTTTACATTGGAGAGGCATGTCCGGGGCTCTGCAGCGGCCACGGCTACTGTACAAGCGGAGTGGTCTGCATCTGTGATGAGGGACACCACG GCGATGACTGCTCCCTCTCCAGCATcgacctgcccagctccatcaAGGACAACTTTGAGTCCGGTAGCGTGTCTCAAGAGAGCTGGCAGCTGATCCAGGGCGGTGGAGTAGGCAGTGGCTGTGGGCAGCTGTCGCCCCACGCTCATGGGGACTCACTCTACTTTAACGGCTGTAAGATGAGGCAGGCCATTACAAACCCGCTGGACCTCACTAGAGCCAG TAAGAtcatgtttgtgctgcagattgGCAGCGTGGCACAAACAGACAGCTGTAACGTAGCTCTGGACCAGGCAGACACGGTGGACCGAGcagtgctgctgcagtacaGCGTCAACAACGGAGTCAGCTGGCATGTCATCGCCCAGCACCAGCCCAAAGACTTCATAAAGGCCCAGCGAGTCTCCTACAACATCCCACT AGAGGCGAGGGTTAAAGGGGTGATGTTGCGGTGGTGGCAGCCACGCCACAATGGTGCGGGACATGACCAGTGGGCACTAGACCATGTGGAAGTAGTTCT TGTCAG CACCCGCAAACAGAACTACATGATGAACTTTGCCAGACAGACCGGCGTGCGCCACTACTACAGTCGCAAGAGGCGGGCGCTGCGGCAGCGCGCCTGA